From Micromonospora rifamycinica, a single genomic window includes:
- a CDS encoding sensor histidine kinase, which produces MEWAVAIVVALVTGLVAGLLLPGSVRDRLRRAASAGGESSRRNMGRPAIPDDQSGGLSGLGRKTIDSLRAGVVVLGPDDVPVLVNPAARAMGLLRTGATPGSIAAHPLIRTLAGQVRRTGVRREIELDLPRGRDNAGENPLGVHLRAMGIGGGYIAVEAADVTESHRLARVRRDFVANVSHELKTPIGALQLLGEALVDATEPTDGAPELSEDMLAARRFAERIQHESTRLGRLVQELLELTRLQGAEPQPAPEPVAVDWVIAEVLDRTRTSATARRIQVVTEGERGLTAYGSDSQLATAVSNLVENAITYSGEDTVVRVTARADADHVTVSVTDQGIGIAPTDVDRIFERFYRADQARSRATGGTGLGLAIVKHIASNHGGRVEVASTLGGGSTFTLRLPASPPDDLETILPSAGIEPGPAELRQA; this is translated from the coding sequence GTGGAATGGGCGGTGGCGATCGTGGTGGCTCTGGTGACCGGACTGGTCGCCGGGCTGCTGCTGCCGGGATCCGTCCGTGACCGGCTACGCCGGGCGGCGTCGGCCGGGGGCGAGAGCTCCCGCCGCAACATGGGGAGGCCTGCGATTCCCGACGACCAGTCCGGTGGGCTCAGCGGACTCGGCCGCAAGACCATCGACTCACTGCGCGCCGGCGTCGTGGTGCTCGGCCCGGACGACGTGCCGGTGCTGGTGAACCCGGCCGCGCGGGCGATGGGCCTGCTCCGAACCGGCGCCACCCCCGGCTCCATCGCGGCCCATCCGCTGATCCGTACCCTCGCCGGGCAGGTGCGGCGGACCGGGGTGCGCCGCGAGATCGAGCTCGACCTGCCCCGGGGCCGCGACAACGCGGGGGAGAACCCGCTCGGCGTGCACCTGCGGGCGATGGGCATCGGCGGCGGATACATCGCCGTCGAGGCCGCCGACGTCACCGAGTCGCACCGGCTGGCCCGGGTGCGGCGGGACTTCGTGGCCAACGTCAGCCACGAGCTGAAGACCCCGATCGGGGCGTTGCAGCTGCTCGGCGAGGCCCTGGTCGACGCCACCGAGCCGACCGACGGTGCCCCGGAACTCTCCGAGGACATGCTGGCCGCCCGCCGGTTCGCCGAGCGGATCCAGCACGAGTCCACCCGGCTCGGGCGGTTGGTGCAGGAGCTGCTGGAGCTGACCCGGCTCCAGGGCGCCGAGCCGCAACCCGCGCCGGAACCCGTCGCTGTCGACTGGGTGATCGCCGAGGTGCTCGACCGGACCCGCACCTCGGCCACCGCCCGCCGGATCCAGGTGGTGACCGAGGGGGAGCGCGGGCTGACCGCCTACGGCAGCGACAGCCAGCTCGCCACCGCCGTGTCCAACCTCGTGGAGAACGCGATCACCTACTCCGGCGAGGACACCGTCGTGCGGGTCACCGCCCGGGCGGACGCCGACCACGTCACGGTCTCGGTCACCGACCAGGGGATCGGGATCGCCCCCACCGACGTCGACCGGATCTTCGAGCGGTTCTACCGGGCCGACCAGGCCCGGTCCCGCGCCACCGGTGGCACCGGCCTCGGCCTGGCCATCGTCAAACACATCGCCAGCAACCATGGCGGCCGGGTGGAGGTGGCGAGCACGCTGGGAGGGGGGTCGACATTCACCCTCCGGCTACCCGCCAGCCCTCCGGACGACCTGGAGACGATACTGCCGTCCGCTGGTATCGAGCCCGGCCCGGCCGAACTGCGCCAGGCCTGA
- a CDS encoding response regulator transcription factor, protein MSRVLVVEDEESFSDALSYMLRKEGFEVSVAATGTSALTEFDRTGADIVLLDLMLPEMSGTEVCRQLRQRSHVPIIMVTARDSEIDKVVGLEIGADDYVTKPYSPRELVARIRAVLRRQSPEVTESGAPTLAAGPVRMDIERHVVTVDGAAVQLPLKEFELLELLLRNAGRVLTRGQLIDRVWGADYVGDTKTLDVHVKRLRSKIEPEPSAPRFIVTVRGLGYKFEP, encoded by the coding sequence GTGAGCCGCGTACTGGTGGTCGAGGACGAGGAGTCGTTCTCCGACGCCTTGTCGTACATGCTCCGCAAGGAGGGTTTCGAGGTGTCCGTCGCCGCGACGGGCACCTCTGCCCTCACCGAGTTCGACCGGACCGGCGCGGACATCGTGCTGCTCGACCTGATGCTCCCGGAGATGTCCGGGACGGAGGTCTGCCGGCAGCTGCGACAGCGCTCGCACGTGCCGATCATCATGGTCACCGCCCGGGACAGCGAGATCGACAAGGTGGTCGGGCTGGAGATCGGCGCCGACGACTACGTCACCAAGCCGTACTCGCCCCGGGAGCTGGTGGCCCGGATCCGGGCCGTGCTGCGCCGGCAGAGCCCCGAGGTGACCGAGTCGGGAGCGCCGACGCTGGCCGCCGGCCCGGTCCGGATGGACATCGAACGGCACGTGGTGACCGTCGACGGGGCGGCCGTGCAGCTCCCGCTCAAGGAGTTCGAGCTGCTGGAGCTGCTGCTGCGCAACGCCGGCCGGGTGCTCACCCGGGGGCAGCTCATCGACCGGGTCTGGGGTGCCGACTACGTCGGCGACACCAAGACGCTGGACGTGCACGTCAAGCGGCTGCGTTCCAAGATCGAGCCGGAGCCGTCCGCCCCCCGGTTCATCGTCACCGTGCGGGGGCTGGGCTACAAGTTCGAGCCGTAG
- a CDS encoding Ppx/GppA phosphatase family protein — protein MRLGVLDVGSNTVHLLLVDAHHGAHPWAAHSEKVVLRLAEQIGPDGALTRAGADGLVEAVGAARAAATALAADDLLAFATSAVRDATNAAEVLTRVREETGVRLEVLSGADEARATFLAVRRWFGWSAGRLLAMDIGGGSLELAAGIDEDPEVAVSLPLGAGRLSRERLHVDPSGSTPPTAEAVEELREYVDAQLDPVVEKLAGVGWDRPVASSKTFRTLARLAGAAPSSAGLWTRRSLTRTGVRQVLGFVRHIPPAQLPELEGVSAGRAHQLLAGAVVAEAVLRRFDLPAVDICPWALREGVILRRLDQLVPM, from the coding sequence ATGCGGCTGGGTGTGCTCGACGTCGGTTCCAACACGGTCCATCTCCTCCTGGTCGACGCCCACCACGGCGCGCATCCGTGGGCGGCGCACTCCGAGAAGGTGGTGCTGCGGCTGGCCGAGCAGATCGGACCGGACGGCGCACTCACCCGGGCCGGGGCCGACGGGCTGGTCGAGGCGGTCGGCGCGGCCCGGGCGGCGGCCACCGCCCTGGCCGCCGACGACCTGCTGGCCTTCGCGACCAGCGCGGTGCGTGACGCCACCAACGCGGCCGAGGTGCTGACCCGGGTCCGGGAGGAGACCGGCGTACGGCTGGAGGTGCTCTCCGGTGCGGACGAGGCGCGGGCGACGTTCCTCGCGGTCCGGCGGTGGTTCGGCTGGTCGGCGGGGCGGCTGCTGGCGATGGACATCGGCGGCGGTTCGTTGGAGCTGGCCGCCGGCATCGACGAGGACCCGGAGGTGGCGGTGTCGCTGCCGCTGGGGGCCGGCCGGCTCAGCCGGGAGCGGCTGCACGTCGACCCGTCCGGGTCGACGCCACCCACCGCCGAGGCCGTGGAGGAGCTACGGGAGTACGTCGACGCGCAGCTCGACCCGGTGGTGGAGAAGCTGGCCGGGGTCGGCTGGGACCGCCCGGTGGCCAGCTCCAAGACGTTCCGGACGCTGGCCCGGCTGGCCGGGGCGGCACCCTCCTCGGCGGGCCTGTGGACCCGTCGCAGCCTCACCCGGACCGGGGTACGGCAGGTGCTGGGGTTCGTCCGGCACATCCCGCCGGCCCAGCTGCCCGAGCTGGAAGGGGTGAGCGCCGGCCGGGCGCACCAACTGCTGGCCGGCGCGGTGGTGGCCGAGGCGGTGCTGCGCCGGTTCGACCTGCCGGCGGTGGACATCTGCCCATGGGCGCTGCGTGAGGGCGTCATCCTCAGACGGTTGGATCAGCTCGTACCGATGTGA
- a CDS encoding sugar phosphate isomerase/epimerase family protein yields the protein MTSRVPVLLSSSSVFPERTAAAFQLAATLGYDGVEVMVWTDAVSQDAGALRGLAAHYGVPVLSVHAPCLLVTQRVWSPDPWERLRRAAELADTLEAPTVVVHPPFTWQRDYARHFADGLDTVATRFDGLHFAVENMYPVRMAGRQFVPYAPGWDPTEVGYPAYTLDLSHCAASHSDPLAMADRMGAGLAHVHLGDGTGEGRDEHLVPGRGTQPCAELLRSLAGRGFTGSVAVEVTTRGARSRGVREADLRESLAFARAHLTATTPLNA from the coding sequence GTGACTTCCCGCGTCCCGGTGCTCCTGTCCAGTTCCTCGGTCTTCCCCGAACGGACCGCGGCGGCGTTCCAGCTCGCCGCGACGCTCGGCTACGACGGCGTCGAGGTGATGGTCTGGACCGACGCCGTCAGCCAGGACGCCGGCGCGCTGCGCGGGCTCGCCGCGCACTACGGCGTGCCGGTGCTCTCGGTGCACGCCCCCTGCCTGCTGGTCACCCAGCGGGTGTGGAGCCCCGACCCGTGGGAGCGGCTGCGGCGGGCCGCCGAGCTGGCCGACACGCTGGAGGCGCCGACGGTGGTGGTGCACCCGCCGTTCACCTGGCAGCGCGACTACGCCCGGCACTTCGCCGACGGGCTGGACACCGTCGCCACCCGGTTCGACGGGCTGCACTTCGCGGTGGAGAACATGTACCCGGTCCGGATGGCCGGACGGCAGTTCGTGCCGTACGCGCCCGGCTGGGATCCGACCGAGGTCGGCTACCCCGCGTACACCCTCGACCTGTCGCACTGCGCCGCCTCGCACAGCGACCCACTGGCGATGGCCGACCGGATGGGCGCCGGCCTGGCCCACGTCCACCTGGGCGACGGCACCGGCGAGGGCCGCGACGAGCACCTGGTCCCCGGCCGGGGCACCCAGCCCTGCGCCGAGCTGCTCCGCTCCCTGGCCGGGCGCGGCTTCACCGGCTCGGTCGCGGTGGAGGTCACCACCCGGGGCGCCAGGAGCCGTGGCGTCCGCGAGGCCGACCTCCGTGAGTCCCTCGCCTTCGCCCGCGCCCACCTCACCGCCACCACCCCCCTCAACGCCTGA